CTTCAGTCAGAGTCTCCTGACAGCACGAcgagtgtgtgtttctgtgtgtgtgtgtttctgtgtgcagccaatcagagcttaGATGGAGTCTGTAGTTTGATCTGCAGAGGAAGTGAGGGAAGCCTCCATATGTGTAGCTAGCGTTAGCGTTAGCGTTAGCGGCGCCTAGTTCTGATCAGCGCAGGAAGTGGCGCATTACAAACAGGTAAACGTtctgaaacaggaagcagtCATCAGCAGAGCCAAGGACCGGCTGCTGGATTTGACCAGCATTCCTTAAAGTCACATGACCTCAATAAGCTCCTCCCCCTCTGCTCAGGGACTTCCTCCCTCGAGGATCAGGAATCGTGACGCGGCGCCCCCTGGTGCTCCAGCTCATCAACTGTCCAACAGGTGAGACGGCCTGCAGCAGCCACATTATGGATCAGATGATTATGGATCAGATGATTATTGATCAGATGATTATTGATCAGAGTATGCAGAGTTCCTCCACTGTAAGGGGAAGAAGTTCATCGACTTTGATGAAGTTCGTCAGGAGATCGAGGCGGAGACGGACCGAGCGACGGGACACAACAAGGGAATCAGTCCGGTGCCCATCAACCTGAGGGTGTACTCCCCCAACGGTAACTCACCTGTCCACCTGGCCTGTGTCCACCTGGCCTGTGTCCACCTGTCCTATGTCCACCTGTCCTGTGTGCAGTGCTGAACCTGACGCTGGTGGACCTCCCCGGCATGACCAAGGTTCCGGTCGGCGACCAGCCGGCCGACATCGAGCATCAGATCAGAGACATGCTTATGCAGTTCGTCACCAAGGACAACTGTCTCCTGCTGGCCGTGTCCCCCGCCAACTCCGACCTCGCCAACTCCGACGCCCTGAAGATCGCCAAGGAGGTCGACCCTCAAGGTCCGGCCGCAGCCCCGCCCCCTTCCTGCCTGGGggcagagacaggaagtgaaggtgtgtctgtgtgttgcaGGTCTGAGGACCATTGGGGTCATCACCAAGCTGGACCTAATGGACGAAGGGACGGACGCCAGGGACATCCTGGAGAACAAGCTGCTGCCGCTGCGCAGAGGTATGACATCACATCTTCCTGGCTGCTGATTGGTTCACAGCTTTCTGTCATCGCAAACAAAGGTGTCCACTCAGAGTGCAGGTGTCCACCGTGGGACACTGAGGGACGTGTTGTGGTGCAGGTTACATCGGGGTGGTGAACCGCAGTCAGAAGGACATTGATGGGAAGAAGGACATCACCGCCGCTCTGCAGGCCGAGAGGAAGTTCTTCCTGTCCCATCCGTCCTACCGTCACCTGGCCGACCGGATGGGCACCGCCTACCTGCAGAAGATCCTCAACCAGGTGAGCAGCCCACGTCACTGCGGGTCAGCTGGACTTCATTTGGGGTCCAGTCCAAGGCTCCAGCAGGTTCTATTTCATCATTGGTCCATCGTGTGACCCATCGGGTCCACCGCCTGCTCCGGTTAGCACTTTTCTGTCTCCTAGCAACTGACCAACCACATCCGGGACACGTTGCCAGGGTTACGGAGCAAGCTGCAGAGCCAGCTGCTGTCCATcgagaaggaggtggaggagtaCAAGAACTTCAGGCCCGACGACCCGAGCCGCAAGACCAAGGCCCTGCTCCAGTCAGTaccagaacctgaacagaaccaCACATACATCAGCGCTCAGAACCAGTAAGAACCAGTCAGAACCGGTTGTCCCACTTGTCCCAGtgttctctgtgtttcagaATGGTGCAGCAGTTCGCGGTGGACTTTGAGAAACGGATCGAAGGTTCTGGAGATCAGGTGGAAACTTACGAGCTTTCAGGAGGAGCCAAGATCAACCGCGTCTTCCACGAGCGCTTCCCCTTCGAACTGGTCAAGGTAACGCCTCACACGGGTTACCAGGTGTACCAGGTAACCAGGTAACAGGTGCACCAAGTAGCCAGGTGTCGCTGTGTCTCCACTGCAGCTGGAGGGCGATGAGAAGACTCTACGTAAGGAGATCAGCTACGCCATCAAGAACATCCACGGGATCAGGTGAGGCCGCTCTGGCACCGGGCCAACAGGTGTGCTTACAGGACAGGTGAGAGCTTGGTGCTGACCAGCTGCGTTGGTCCTCAGGACGGGTCTGTTCACTCCGGACATGGCCTTCGAGACCATCGTCAAGCGTCAGATCGCCCAGATCAAAGAACCCTGCCAGAAGTGTGTTGACCTGGTGATCAGTGAGCTGGTCAACACCGTGAGGCAGTGCACCAGCAAGGTACTACGGGGTACTACAGGGCACCAGCAAGGTACTACGGGGTACTACAGGGCACCAGCAAGGTACTACGGGGTACTACAGGGCACCAGCAAGGTACTACGGGGTACTACAGGGCACCAGCAAGGTACTACGGGGTACTACAGTGCACCAGCAAGGTACTACGGGGTACTACAGGGCACCAGCAGGGTACTACGGGGTACTACAGGGCACCAGCAGGGTACTACGGGGTACTACAGGGTCAATGATTTGTGTGGTTTGACGGCAATGGTTGCCTCAAAAGGTTGAGCAACTGATTTAGCTCTAGgttccatttttgtttggatGCTTCAACAAATTCTGTTGAATTCCAGTAGTTTCAGTGGCCGCTGTGGGTTTGGGTAAAACATCCATAACGGTAGAAACTGAACTACTGCACTTTTGTCTGATCTGCCATTGTGACATTTTCTCTCAGGTGTGCCGTCCTCAGGTAGGTGAAAGGTCACTGATAATTGGAGAGACAGAGTCCAGAGTGTGAAGGCAGGTCTGTGATTCCAGAGAGTTAGAGGTTCATAAGACTGCAGAAACATCCAGACAATTGTTTTTGCTGAAACAATCTTTGGTTTAAGGTAAAACCGTCACAGGGCCACTCCTACTTCCTACTTCCTACTTCCTCCGTTCTGTCTGCAGCTGGCGCAGTATCCAATGCTCCGAGAGGAAATGGAAAGAATCGTCACTCAGCATatcagagacagagagagtcgCACCAAAGACCAGGTGAGTCCTACTTTGCTCCACCTGTCTCTAGGGACCCTGAGGTGTCTCTAGGGACCCTGAGGTGTCTCTAGGGACCCTGAGGTGTCTCTAGGGACCCTGAGGTGTCTCTAGGGAGCCTCGGGAGTCTTTAGGGACCTTCAGGTAACGTCAGTATCTGCTGCCTCCCCCAGGTGATTCTGCTGATCGACATCGAGCTGGCCTATGTTAACACCAACCACGAGGATTTTATCGGTTTCGCAAAGTAAGATCCCTAaactgatcagaaccagaggaacTCATCCAGTTCTGCTGGGTCCACCTGCCAGAACCCCAGGTGTTTGGGTCAGGTGACCCACATGAGCTGAAGCTGTGTCTCCCCTAACacagagtgtgtttgtgtgtttgtgtgtgtgtgtgtgtgtgtgtgtgtgtgtgtgtgtgtgtgtgtgtgtgtgtgtgtgtgtgtgtgtgtgtgtgtgtgtgtgtgtgtgtgtgtgtcagtgcgCAGCAGAAGAGCAGCCAGATAAACAAGAAAAAGGCTGCAGGGAACCAGGACGAGATCATGGTAAGTGAGTGGACTggctggttctggtctggttttGATTGGGTTCTGAAGGTGCCTGATGTCTGTGGTTCAGGTGATCCGGAAGGGCTGGCTGACCATCAACAACATCGGCATCATGAAGGGCGGAGCCAAGGAGTACTGGTTCGTCCTGACGGCGGAGGCCCTGTCCTGGTACAAGGACGACGaggtaccagaaccagaaccagaaccacagccTCTGCAGGCAGCTGCTAGACAgacctggttctggtctggtcaCACTGACCCGGCTGCAGCAatcctggttctgacccagaccGGTCTTGGTCTGGTTTCCTCAGACGGACGTTGAACAGCCGGTACCGGTCCAGAACCAGGACTGTTGGTGGTTCTGAGAACAGGGCTTCTGATGAGCCGGTTCTGACCTGGTttcccagcagaaccagacctGACGTGTCACActgtcgccccctgcaggagaaggagaagaagtaCATGCTGCCGGTGGACAACCTGAAGCTGAAGGACATCGAGAAGAGCTTCATGTCCAGCAAGCACATCTTCGCCCTGTTCAACACCGAGCAcaggttgacctctgaccccgtcCTCTCTATCCCCGGCCCGGTTCTGGACGCTCAGCCCGTCCCCTCTACTGTCCCCGCAGGAACGTCTACAAGGACTACCGGCAGCTGGAGCTGGCCAGCGAGTCCCAGGAGGAGGTGGACAGCTGGAAGGCGTCTTTCCTACGCGCCGGGGTGTATCCTGAACGCAGCGTGGTAGGCTCCGCCTCTGCGCTCCACCTCACCGCAGGTCCACTTTTAAACTCTGTCCTCACTCTGTCTGTCTTGTCTCTGCCCTGCAGGACAAGGACAAGGTGAGTGGAGGGTTATGGGAGCCGGGCCGGCCGGTTCTGGAAGTTCTGGAgcggtgggtgtgtgtgtatgtgtgtgtgttggcaggTGGAGGCAGAGGAGTCCAGTTCTGACGGACAGATCCACAGCATGGACCCTCAGCTGGAGAGACAGGTGGAGATCGTCCGCAACCTGGTGGACTCATACCTGTCCATCATCCACCGCACCGTCAGGGACCTGATCCCCAAGACCATCATGCACCTGATGGTCAACAACGTACGCCTCGCACACCTGGACAGGCGCCGACAGGTGCACTCAGGACAAAGTGTCATGTGACGTTCGTTCTGCTCCCCAGACCAAGGAGTTCATCCACTCTGACCTGCTGGCTCACCTGTACTCCTGCGGAGACCAGAACAGCCTGATGGAGGAGTCGCAGGagcaggtgggggaggggggtcAGGGGTCAAACTCTTGAATACCTAAATAAATAGTGGTTggccttaaagctgcagtaacttATTAAATGGTTTTTCCTTATCGGTGAATGTGTCTCCATGGTGACAATCAGAGAACAGTTCGATCTGAAGAAATTCTCCAAGAACAACCAATTAGAGCCCAGAGGAGGGGCTTAGCACTACTAATCATCCTCGGGTACAGGCTACTAAATGTACTAATAGTGGACAAACAACCTCAGTTACAAGAATCCACCGTCATCAGTCGCTaagctaactagcattagcatttgtGTCAGACTCTGTCGTGGTAAACCAGCTGCAGCGTAGCAGACCAGGCCAAGGTGGGGCAGCGTGTACACGATggtgactgacagcgctaacaccatcctcctctctctgattggttgtttctgactgagtggtgtatttctacAGTTCgcactgggagaactgggagaaCTGAACTCCATCCATGCACAGATCATCTGTTGCGACATGGAGACGTTATTTTCAGTCAGGCTGAAGCTCGAGACACACACtgatattagcagctagttatcagttgatgctaatgctaactatCTGCTATCAACCACGATAGCTAGCAAGCTACTTTATGTTTTAGCTTCTATCATGGGTCAGTGTAAATTTAGCACCAGTCTGACTGTCCCTgactctgtctgtctgtttctgattctgactctgtctctgtctcagGCCCAGCGCCGGGACGAGATGCTCCGAATGTACTTTGCTCTGAAAGAAGCTCTGAACATCATCGGGGACATCAGCACGTCCACCGTTACCACGGCAGCGCCTCCCCCTGTGGACGACTCGTGGCTGCAGGTGACGGGGATGCCGTCTGGACGCAGGTAAGCTGGCGGCGGCTCTTCCTGTCCCTGTGGGACGGCGAGGCGGTCTCTGAGCCTCCGAGTGTCTCCGCAGGTCTCCCATGTCCAGCCCGACCCCCCAGCGCCGGGCCCCTCCCGGTCCGCCCCGCCCCGGGGGCCGCGCCGCTCCGTCCCGCCCCGCGGTTTCCCCCGATCCTGGAGGAGCGCCGCCGTCTGTCCCCTCACGGCCCAATAGAGCGCCCCCTCCTGGAGTCCCCAGGTGAGTGCGGCCGGACCCGGTCCAACCCGGTTCTGCAGCTTCAGAAGTCGCCAGGTTGCAGCGGTTACTGTTGACGTCTTAGCAGCCGTGAAGGGTTCTCCAGTTGGATGAAGCCTCGTTACGTAACGAAGCGTCTCTGTGTTGTTCAAACGGTCACATGACCACAGGGAGGGACTGACCACCGTCTGGACTGGGAGCCCCACTGGTTTCTCTGGTCCAGTGCCATTAGCAGACGGGTTGTGCAGCCAGAGAATCCAGGGGCCTCATGGCTAAGGCGCTGTACGCACATAATGTGCAGCGAGATATTTTATGCACAAGTCGGCGTGTATGAAAATGAACTTGGCGTCAAAGtttgtgtaaaaatatgcaaactttcgacctgcagtgaaaatgtgcagcagtaacaaaaactgtgaacaaacacaaactacaGAGTCAAAACTCACAGAAATCCACTGAAATCTGACgacattcagttatttagagCAGGAAGCATCAAACCCgatgattttatgattttaatattttattgtttaaatgatgaaacctcagacacacacaaaataaggaaaatagaaataaaggatgtgaaaacctcactCCACTGTAAATAGTcattttgctcagtttttgtctcataacgATGAAACGTATCGTCTGAATGCATCTATGgggtcatttcttttttttcaaactttatttttgtttacccAGGAAATGTCACAACTCCTTTCTCTTTTCCTAATTGTAATATTTCAAATTACAATTAGATTCATATCGTCCCATATGAATCTAGATGTAATCTGGTTCCATGTTTTGAACTGTCTGGTATTTCTATGGAAAGCTAGAAAAAGACAATAACTTTGGTAACAGGAAGAGTGGTATATCTGACCACTCTTCCTTAATATTAAAACTAAAGCTAACTTTATTAGGGTGGACCAAGAAATTAGGAGGGATAGTAGAAACTGGGATGATAAAAATGAGCGTGTTACTAAAGTTATTGTCTTTTTCTAGCTTTCTATAGAAATACCAGACAGACAGTTCAAAGTGGTCAGATataagaccccaatgatgagtaaaaacattggacttggcgttccctcgcccggactcgggtcaccggggccccactctggagccaggcctggaggggggacACGATAgtgagcgcctggtggccgggcttttacccatggagcccggccgggctcagcccgaagaggaaacatgggcgccccctcccatgggcccaccaccctgagaggggccaaaggagtcgggtgcattgtgtgatgggtggcggcccagggagggggccctggcggtccgatcctcggttgcagaaactggctcttgggacgtggaatgtcacctctctggtggggaaggagccggagcgaggttgagaggttccggctagaaatagtcggtctcacctggacacatggctctggttctggaaccagtctccttgagaggggctggacatacttccactctggagttgcccaaggtgagaggcaccgggcaggagtgggcatacttgttgcccCCATCTTGGTGCCTATTGTTGGTGTTTACTCcagtgaacgagagggtagcctcccttcGCCAACAGATGAGGGGCCGGGTTCTGACTattgtttgtgcttacgggccgaacagcagttcagattacccacccttcttggagtccttagagggggtactggagagaccccctcctggggactcccttgttctgctgggggacttcaacgctcacgtgggcaatgacagtgagacctggagggtcctggttgggaggaacggccccccgatctgaactcgagcggtgttctgttgttggacttctgtgctcgtcatggattgtccataacgaacaccatgttcaggcataagggtgtccatatgtgcacttggcaccaggacaccctaggccgcagttcgatgatcgactttgtcattgtttcatcggatctgcggccgtatgtcttggacactcgggtgaagagaggtgcggagctgtctactgaccactacctggtggtgagttggctccggtggtgggggaggaagccggtcagacctggcggCCCAAActtgttgtgagggtctgctgggaacgtctggcggaatcccctgtgagacggagctttaactcccatctccagcaaaacttcgaacacgtcctgggggaggtgggggacatggagtctgagtggaccatgttccgtgtCTCCATTGTTGAGGCGGCCGGTcagagctgtggccgcaaggttgtcggtgcctgtcgcggtggcaaccctcgaacccgttggtggacaccttcggtgagggatgctgccaggctgaagaaggagtcctatcggggctttttggcctgtgggactccagaagcagctgatgggtaccggcgggcgaagcggcatgcagCTCgggtgttttttaaaatttttttatatatatatatttattagtttttcagaATATAACATACATAAATCATACATGAGAGTATgaagcatatatatatacatatacacatatTCGCGGAGACTTACATACACATGCATGTATGCAACAAAATCCTGTATGAAAGCAGTATACTCTTATCAAtccagtaataaaaataaagacatacaataaccaagaaaaaaaaaaaaaaagaaaaatttataatAACAAGTCAGGAAAATTATCCAAAGAGTTGATTACACTGCATTGAATACAATTTCTGCTTAAGGACATTATTACCTGTCCGTAAGGTGGCATACTACGAAACTGAGCGAGTGTCGGGGTCGACCTTGGATCGAGAAAGATGGTCCAAAACCGGCTGCCAGATACTACAGAACTTATTAGAAAAACCCACAACATCATATCGTAGCTTCTCCAAATGGAGAATCTCAGTAAAGTCGCTCaaccacattttaaactgaGGAACTTTGTCAGTTTTCCAAAGTCTCAATATTACTTTTTTGGCTATTACCATTCCATACACCACCGTCGTTTGCATAGAAATGCTGCAGTTCCTCAAAGAAGGAGAGTGTCCAAACAATGCAGCCTGGGGGTCAGGAACCAACGCACATCCATAAACCTtagaaaacaagttgaaaatCTCACACCAGTAATGAAAGAGCTTGGGGCATGTCCAGGACAAATGAGACAGGGAGCCATCCGCAGACTTACATTTATCACACTTTGAAGATGTCGAAGGAAATATTCTGTGCAGTTTAACTTTAGAATAGTGAATTCTATGAAACACCTTGAACTGAATTAACTGGAGTCTTACATTGATAGAGGATCCGAATCCTCCCAGACCTCACTCCCAGACCTCACTCTCAGACCTCACTCCCAGACCTCACTCTCAGACCTCACTCTCAGACCTCACTCCCAGACCTCACTCTCAGACCTCACTCCCAGACCTCACTCCCAGACCTCACTCCCAGACCTCACTCTCAGACCTCACTCCCAGACCTCACTCCCAGACCTCACTCCCAGACCTCACTCCCAGACCTCACTCCCAGACCTCACTCTCAGACCTCACTCCCAGACCTCACTCCCAGACCTCACTCCCAGACCTCACTCTCAGACCTCACTCTCAGACCTCACTCCCAATCCACAAACCCAGCTCCTCCTCCCATGCAGCCCTCAAGGAGTCTGTGGTAAAGTTCATTCGCTCTGCAAAGACGTCAACAAAACTCGTGATTAACTTTTTCGATCCTGGAGAGCCCAGcagaattttgcataatttattttctcccgGGAGAGATATGAAATTCGGAATATTAGTTCGAACATAGTTTCTAACTTGCAAATATCTGAAGAAATCCGTATCCGGAAGAGAAAAATAGCTCTTCAGCAAATGAAGCAAACTTTTTGTTAGTGTACAAGTTTTTCAGAGTATTAAGGCCTTTCAGCCTCCAGTTTTTAAAGGACGTATCCGATAGAGATGGGGGGAAAAGCATGGTTACAGTAAACTGGGGCGTGAACTGAGGTCTCCGGTAACTTACAGTGCAACTTAATTTGTTTCcatattttcaaagaat
The genomic region above belongs to Xiphophorus maculatus strain JP 163 A chromosome 12, X_maculatus-5.0-male, whole genome shotgun sequence and contains:
- the rapgef1 gene encoding rap guanine nucleotide exchange factor 1 isoform X3, giving the protein MGNRGMEELIPLVNRMQDAFSSIGQNANLDLPQIAVVGGQSAGKSSVLENFVGKDFLPRGSGIVTRRPLVLQLINCPTEYAEFLHCKGKKFIDFDEVRQEIEAETDRATGHNKGISPVPINLRVYSPNVLNLTLVDLPGMTKVPVGDQPADIEHQIRDMLMQFVTKDNCLLLAVSPANSDLANSDALKIAKEVDPQGLRTIGVITKLDLMDEGTDARDILENKLLPLRRGYIGVVNRSQKDIDGKKDITAALQAERKFFLSHPSYRHLADRMGTAYLQKILNQQLTNHIRDTLPGLRSKLQSQLLSIEKEVEEYKNFRPDDPSRKTKALLQMVQQFAVDFEKRIEGSGDQVETYELSGGAKINRVFHERFPFELVKLEGDEKTLRKEISYAIKNIHGIRTGLFTPDMAFETIVKRQIAQIKEPCQKCVDLVISELVNTVRQCTSKLAQYPMLREEMERIVTQHIRDRESRTKDQVILLIDIELAYVNTNHEDFIGFANAQQKSSQINKKKAAGNQDEIMVIRKGWLTINNIGIMKGGAKEYWFVLTAEALSWYKDDEEKEKKYMLPVDNLKLKDIEKSFMSSKHIFALFNTEHRNVYKDYRQLELASESQEEVDSWKASFLRAGVYPERSVDKDKVEAEESSSDGQIHSMDPQLERQVEIVRNLVDSYLSIIHRTVRDLIPKTIMHLMVNNTKEFIHSDLLAHLYSCGDQNSLMEESQEQAQRRDEMLRMYFALKEALNIIGDISTSTVTTAAPPPVDDSWLQVTGMPSGRRSPMSSPTPQRRAPPGPPRPGGRAAPSRPAVSPDPGGAPPSVPSRPNRAPPPGVPRISISDQ
- the rapgef1 gene encoding rap guanine nucleotide exchange factor 1 isoform X2, whose product is MGNRGMEELIPLVNRMQDAFSSIGQNANLDLPQIAVVGGQSAGKSSVLENFVGKDFLPRGSGIVTRRPLVLQLINCPTEYAEFLHCKGKKFIDFDEVRQEIEAETDRATGHNKGISPVPINLRVYSPNVLNLTLVDLPGMTKVPVGDQPADIEHQIRDMLMQFVTKDNCLLLAVSPANSDLANSDALKIAKEVDPQGLRTIGVITKLDLMDEGTDARDILENKLLPLRRGYIGVVNRSQKDIDGKKDITAALQAERKFFLSHPSYRHLADRMGTAYLQKILNQQLTNHIRDTLPGLRSKLQSQLLSIEKEVEEYKNFRPDDPSRKTKALLQMVQQFAVDFEKRIEGSGDQVETYELSGGAKINRVFHERFPFELVKLEGDEKTLRKEISYAIKNIHGIRTGLFTPDMAFETIVKRQIAQIKEPCQKCVDLVISELVNTVRQCTSKLAQYPMLREEMERIVTQHIRDRESRTKDQVILLIDIELAYVNTNHEDFIGFANAQQKSSQINKKKAAGNQDEIMVIRKGWLTINNIGIMKGGAKEYWFVLTAEALSWYKDDEEKEKKYMLPVDNLKLKDIEKSFMSSKHIFALFNTEHRNVYKDYRQLELASESQEEVDSWKASFLRAGVYPERSVDKDKVEAEESSSDGQIHSMDPQLERQVEIVRNLVDSYLSIIHRTVRDLIPKTIMHLMVNNTKEFIHSDLLAHLYSCGDQNSLMEESQEQAQRRDEMLRMYFALKEALNIIGDISTSTVTTAAPPPVDDSWLQVTGMPSGRRSPMSSPTPQRRAPPGPPRPGGRAAPSRPAVSPDPGGAPPSVPSRPNRAPPPGVPSRPSKGSPAHGESPQSSMEG